A single region of the Hylaeus volcanicus isolate JK05 chromosome 5, UHH_iyHylVolc1.0_haploid, whole genome shotgun sequence genome encodes:
- the LOC128877381 gene encoding ras-related C3 botulinum toxin substrate 1 produces MSSGRPIKCVVVGDGTVGKTCMLISYTTDSFPGEYVPTVFDNYSAPMVVDGIPVSLGLWDTAGQEDYDRLRPLSYPQTDVFLICFSVTSPSSFENVTSKWYPEIKHHCPDAPMILVGTKIDLRDDRETLTALAEQGLSAIKREQGQKLANKIRAVKYMECSALTQRGLKQVFDEAVRAVLRPEPQKRRQRRCTML; encoded by the exons ATGAGTTCAGGTAGACCAATCAAGTGTGTGGTGGTAGGAGATGGAACTGTAGGAAAAACGTGTATGTTAATATCATATACAACAGACAGTTTTCCAGGAGAATACGTACCCACAGT ATTTGACAATTACTCAGCACCCATGGTTGTGGATGGAATACCTGTTAGTTTGGGTCTTTGGGATACAGCAGGTCAAGAAGACTATGATAGGCTTCGTCCACTTTCATACCCTCAGACTGATGTCTTTCTTATTTGTTTCTCTGTAACAAGCCCATCatcgtttgaaaatgttaccAGTAAATGGTATCCAGAGATAAAACATCACTGCCCAGATGCACCAATGATACTCGTTGGAACTAAAATAGACTTACGAGACGATCGTGAAACACTTACTGCCTTAGCTGAACAAGGCCTCAGTGCCATAAAACGTGAACAAGGACAAAAATTGGCAAATAAG ATTCGTGCAGTGAAATATATGGAATGTTCTGCACTCACGCAACGTGGTCTGAAACAAGTATTTGATGAAGCAGTACGTGCTGTCTTAAGACCAGAACCTCAAAAACGCAGACAGAGAAGATGCACtatgttataa